The DNA window ATTTGTGCCCCGATATTACAGCCAACGTCCTGGCCTGCTTCCAGGTCTAATGATCTGTCCTGCCAGTTACTTTTATTACCCAGTAATTAGAAATCCCAACTATGCTGGATAATGATTGAAAGATGCAAaaagagttggtggaagtggtgaagtcCCCATCAAATCTCCCAGACATGACCATTTTGAGGGCCACCTTGCGGAAATAAAGGAATAAAAAACGCTATGTGtaacagtatcagcaaagtgaatgagattttggataATGTCATctgcacattgtggaaaaaaaaaaaactgcggaaAAGCTGGGTTATCAAAAAAATGGGAGCATTTACCTCTATAGGAGATACAGAAACAGCGTAGAATAGTTGGGCTCGGCTGTTTCTGTTACGTCTGTCCCAGGGGTCAGGAGAAGTAGGGTTGTATTCCTGTCTCAACCATATTTGGCCAAGATCATGGTGCCCCCTTATCTCTGCTACAGCTGTAGGTCATATGAGCATGTCAGTGATATGGGTGACCTAAACAACTACCAAGTTGCTGATATTCccagttatacagtcctatgaaaacgtttgggcacccctattaatcttaatcatttttagttctaaatattttggtgtttgcagcagccatttcagtttgatatatctaataactgatggaaacagtaatatttcaggattgaaatgaggtttattgtactaacagaaaatgtgcaatatgcattaaaccaaaatttgaccggtgcaaaagtatgggcacctcaacagaaaagtgacattaatatttagtacatcctccttttgcaaagataacagcctctagtcgcttcctgtagcttttaatcagttcctggatcctggatgaagggattttggaccatttctttctacaaaacaattcaagttcagttaagtttgatggtcgccgaacatggacagcccgctctcaaatgatctgaaaacaaagattgttcaacatagttgttcaggggaaggatacaaaacgttgtctcagagatttaacctgtcagtttccactgtgaggaacatagtaaggaaatggaagaccacagggacagttcttgttaagcccagaagtggcaggccaagaaaaatatcagaaaggcagagaagaagaatggtgagaacagtcaaggacaatccacagaccacctccaaagagctgcagcatcatcttgctgcagatggtgtcactgtgcatcggtcaactatacagcgcactttgcacaaggagaagctgtcagggagagtgatgagaaagaagccgtttctgcacgtacgccacaaatagagttgcctgaggtatgcaaaagcacatttggagaagccaacttcattttggaaacaaagattgagttgtttggttataaaaaaaggcgttatgcatggcgtccaaaaagaaacagcattccaagaaaaacacttgctacccactgtaaaatttggtggaggttccatcatgctttggtgctgtgtggccaatgccggcaccgggaatcttgttaaagttgagggtcgcatggattccactcattatcagcagattcttgagaataatgttcaagaatcagtgacgaagttgaagttacgccggggacggatatttcagcaagacaatgatccaaaacaccgctccaaatcctcaggcattcatgcagaggaacaattacaatgttctggaatggccatcccagtccccagacctgaatatcattgaacatctgtgggatgatttgaagtgggctgtccatgctcggcgaccatctaacttaactgaacttgaattgtttgtccaaaatacgtttatccaggatccaggaactgattaaaagctacaggaagcgactagaggctgttatctttgcaaaaggaggatctactaaatattaatgtcacttttctgttgaggtgcccatacttttgcaccggtcaaattttggtttaatgcatattgcgcattttctgttagtacaataaacctcatttcaatcctgaaatattactgtgtccatcagttattagatatatcaaactgaaatggctgttgcaaataccaaaatatttagaactaaaaatgattaagattaataggggtgcccaaactttttcataggactgtacatactgTTGTTTTTTTCACATATTAGCTTGCAGATCAGTTGGGACAGGCATGCTTTTGAGCTCTTGGGCCACCTCATCCATCGAAGAGGTTGCCGAGGCAGCACCTGACTGTCTACGTTGGATGCAGCTGTACATCTACAAAGATCGCAATCTAACCAGGTCACTGGTGCAGAGGGCTGAACAAAATGGATATAAAGCAATCTTCCTAACAGTGGACACTCCTTATCTGGGGAGGAGACTTGCTGATGTGCGGAATAAgttccagcttcctcctcatctcAGGTATTATAACATTGTATTATTAGTGATTGTACAGAATTagataaaacatggctgcttttctcCAAAAACACCACCAAACACCACGTCCAGCTCAACCGCCTTTACTTCAATGGATTTGAGCTGCAATGACAGACACAACCCATAGACAGGTGTGACGCTGTTTCTTGGCTAAAGCTGCCACCATGTTTTCCTAACCCAGGGCAAACCTTCAAGTATATCTGAATAATTACATTGTGTTGTGACATTTACATAGTGCAATACTAAGAGTGGATTAAAATTAGGGTTAAAGACTGTAATGTAATAAAACATTACAAAACCTGATCAATCCTCTGCCCTTCCAGCACTGGTGCTCCAATCCCCCTGCCATGGTTTGCATATTGGGCTGCACCATATGACCCCTGCAGCCAAATACTGACCTCAACTTTGTACCAGTTATTGACTGGGTACAGAGGTCACATGTTGTTGACATGACATCATAACTGAAGCCCCATGGGGAGGACTGGAGCGACTGCACTGGACAGGCAGAGGATTCAGTAGGTAGTAATACTTCATTTACTGGGtcgtcaaacttttttttttatctttaatagGGCCACTGAATGGGGCTGTGAACATaaaaaatactcacctctccccagctGTATACAGCTGATGTCACCAGTAACGTCTTGTTTGTGCTAGATGACCACTGCACCCAATCATAAACAGTACGTTGACTATTGTATTGTTTCATTAGTGAAGTTTTGACCCCTGAGAACTGTGATTGGGTACAGTGGTCACTTGGTTCAAACAGCCCGGAGATCTGTATACTTAAGACCACTATCCTACTGTCACTGGATGcagagagccagggagaggtgagtaacattttaTGTTCATGGCCCCTTCAGCCGTCCTATTTAACAAAGAGTTGGACAGCCCCTTGTTATATGCTTAGTGAGTCaaatcaaaaataataaaataaaatcataatatatatatatactttttttttaatgtttctgaGCTAGTTCCCAAAAACCCTTACAACAATAGTTTGAGTAAAATCTGAGACAGATGAAATGGATCCTGCTTATTATGTAATATCCTTCTTACCTCTCTCTATATAACctgttgtttttgtgtttttttttgtaaatgatatCTGAAGAATGAAAAACTTTGAGACAGAAGACTTGGCATTCTCATCAAAGCAAGGCTATGGGGACAACAGTGGTCTGGCAGTGTATGTGTCCCAAGCTATTGATGCTTCAATCAAGTGGGATGACATTGAGTGGCTTAAAGGATTAACCTCGCTACCTATAGTTGCCAAAGGGATTTTGTGTGGTTAGTAAAAATGTATAGAAATGATTGCATTCGTTAGTATTGGATTCAGGGTGGAATATAGCAACTGCAGCCCTATCTGTGTCACAAAGAGTTCACCAACAATTTAGTCTTCTGAAAACGTTACAAGTCAAGAACCATTAACTAAGACTTCAACAGGCTGACAAATTGAAAAGTGTGACTTATAGATGTGAGAAGTGATCACATGGAAAATGTAGATCAATCTGCTggaagtatgttatagagcaggaggagctgagcagattcatGTATAAGTttataggaaaagattcagtataacgctaggttcacactagcgcccagagtccgttctcagctttcgtcttctgcatgcagtgaCAGTTTATACTGAATCTcttcacacagaattatatgagtCTGCTCCGCTCTTCCTGCTGTATAACATCCTGCCTGCAGATTACACAGGATTTTCCATGTGACGGGCTCCCTTGAAGCATTGCAGACTGTTACATGAGTGACTATATCCATAGATGTATTGAATGCACTTTTATTTTCAGCGGAGGACGCTAGAGAAGCTGTGAAGCGAGGAGTCAGCGGCATCCTGGTGTCTAATCATGGCGCGCGGCAGTTGGATGGGGTTCCAGCCACAGTAAGTGTGCAGATAATATATTGGGGGGATATAGTAACCTATCTACGCCAATTTGCTTGAACCATAGATGTGCCACAGGGTTCCTTCTGAGCCCTTCTGGCCACTTTACGCAAATTTGGACAGAAAGTCAAACAGTGCAAGAGAGGAAGAAAGGTGGGAACATCTTGGgtcaacaaatttactataacaccAAAAAGttggcatgagttatacctgaaatctatgccagaggGAGATACTGGTACAgcgacttattagaccatgcgtGGGATCATATCATGGAACGTCCATGTCGTATGGCACCTAGGCATGACCACAGTTCCACCATTCTACTTGTACTTGTCAAAGTCAGCAACTAATATGTTACATTGCCAAGTGATGACCCAGAACATGCCAGGATCAGACATGGGTCTGTACAATGACCATTAGACAGATGATATGGGGGTGGCTGGGTAGAGAGGGATATAGTGTATGGCCATCAATGGTGACCTAAGGTTACTTACTGGAGAGGTTGACCTCGACCCCTCTACATGGTCACCATCTCAGGCTGTACTGTATTAGTCTTATTATTAATAGTTGTATTACTACTTTATTACAAAACTGATATTGTACGGTGAGGCATCGCAGTATTTTCCATCAATATGTAGGCGACCACTTTCAGGGATGGCGATAAACCCAATTTATTCACTACAGATTGATGTACTTCAAGAAATTGTGAAGGCGGTGGATGGAAAAGCTGAAGTCTATCTTGAT is part of the Leptodactylus fuscus isolate aLepFus1 chromosome 3, aLepFus1.hap2, whole genome shotgun sequence genome and encodes:
- the HAO1 gene encoding 2-Hydroxyacid oxidase 1, giving the protein MSTKPITVDDFEQHAKFILKKSVFDYYQSGAENQQTLADNVAAFSRWRLYPRVLRDVSATDLSTTLLGQKVSMPICVGATAMQRMAHPDGETATIRACRSVGTGMLLSSWATSSIEEVAEAAPDCLRWMQLYIYKDRNLTRSLVQRAEQNGYKAIFLTVDTPYLGRRLADVRNKFQLPPHLRMKNFETEDLAFSSKQGYGDNSGLAVYVSQAIDASIKWDDIEWLKGLTSLPIVAKGILCAEDAREAVKRGVSGILVSNHGARQLDGVPATIDVLQEIVKAVDGKAEVYLDGGVRKGTDVLKALALGAKAVFVGRPVLWGLAYQGEDGVKEVLSILREEFHLAMALSGCCNVKEIDKSLVREGRFVSKI